The DNA window TGCTGCAGAACGTGCGCGCCGCCGCGCCTGTCTCCGGCGCTGCCGCACGCAAGGCCGGCAAGGCCGGCGCGGCACGCACGCGCGGCATCGTGCTGGTTCCGACGCGCGAGCTGGCGATGCAGGTATCGGAGGCGATCTACAAGTACGCCCGCGGCACGGACCTGACGGTGGTGCCCCTGTACGGCGGCGCCCCCATGCCGCAGCAGATCCGCGCGCTCGACCGCGGCGCCGACATCGTCGTGGCGACTCCTGGACGCGCGCTCGATCATCTGCGGCGCCGCACGCTCGGCCTGGAGGCGATCGGCATCGTCGTGCTCGACGAGGCCGACGAGATGCTCGACATGGGCTTCGCCGAGGACATCGACGCCATTCTGGAAACGGCGCCGCAGACCCGGCAGACGGCGCTGTTCTCGGCAACGATGCCGCCGCGCCTGCGGGCCATTGCCGAGCGTCATCTGCGCGAGCCCGAGCGCATCACCATCGAACGCGAAAAGCCGGCAGGCAAGGTGCCGCGCGTGCGGCAGGTGGCCTACGTCGTGACGCGGGCGCACAAGGAGGCGGCGCTGCAGCGCGTGCTGGACGTCGAGAGTGCGGAGTCGGCGCTGGTGTTCTGTCGCACGCGGCTGGAGGTGGACTCGCTGGTGGAGACGCTCGGCGCGCACGGCTATCGCACCGAGGCGCTGCACGGCGGCATGCAGCAGCGCCAGCGCGAGGCGGTGATGGCGCGCTTCCGCGCGGCCAAACTCGACCTGCTGGTGGCCACCGATGTGGCCGCGCGCGGGCTGGACATCCAGCACCTCTCCCACGTCTTCAACTACGACGTGCCGTGCAATCCGGAGGCCTACATCCATCGCATCGGTCGCACCGGGCGCGCCGGCCGCAGCGGCACGGCCATCACGCTGATCGAGCCGCGCGAGCATCATCTGCTGCGCAGCATCGAGCGCGTGACCAAGCAGAAGATCGAGGTCGAGCCGCTTCCGACCGTGGCCGATCTGCGCGCCCGGCGCCTGGAAGCCACGGCCGCAGCGGTGCGCGAGCAGCTCGAGCAGGGCAATCTCGACGACGTGCGCGTGGTCGTCCAGTCGCTGGCCGAGGAGTTCGACATTCTGGATGTGGCGGCGGCCGCGGTGCGCATGGCGCACGCGTCGCTGGGCGGTGATCGCGAGGATCA is part of the Candidatus Limnocylindrales bacterium genome and encodes:
- a CDS encoding DEAD/DEAH box helicase, which gives rise to MPASARSTQSAFATLGLDESLVTAVVGLGYEEPTPVQAQCIPLLLSGKDLLAQAATGTGKTAAFALPMLQNVRAAAPVSGAAARKAGKAGAARTRGIVLVPTRELAMQVSEAIYKYARGTDLTVVPLYGGAPMPQQIRALDRGADIVVATPGRALDHLRRRTLGLEAIGIVVLDEADEMLDMGFAEDIDAILETAPQTRQTALFSATMPPRLRAIAERHLREPERITIEREKPAGKVPRVRQVAYVVTRAHKEAALQRVLDVESAESALVFCRTRLEVDSLVETLGAHGYRTEALHGGMQQRQREAVMARFRAAKLDLLVATDVAARGLDIQHLSHVFNYDVPCNPEAYIHRIGRTGRAGRSGTAITLIEPREHHLLRSIERVTKQKIEVEPLPTVADLRARRLEATAAAVREQLEQGNLDDVRVVVQSLAEEFDILDVAAAAVRMAHASLGGDREDHEIPAAAPREQRGRDGRREPRRAKAYVDEHEQFEVARLWVGAGRSAGIRPADLVGAITNEAGITSRDIGSIEIADRFSLVEVPDALADDIVHSMKRATLRGKKVLVRREREE